The following coding sequences lie in one Arabidopsis thaliana chromosome 3, partial sequence genomic window:
- a CDS encoding Protein kinase superfamily protein (Protein kinase superfamily protein; FUNCTIONS IN: protein serine/threonine kinase activity, protein kinase activity, kinase activity, ATP binding; INVOLVED IN: protein amino acid phosphorylation; LOCATED IN: cytosol, plasma membrane; EXPRESSED IN: 23 plant structures; EXPRESSED DURING: 15 growth stages; CONTAINS InterPro DOMAIN/s: Protein kinase, catalytic domain (InterPro:IPR000719), Serine/threonine-protein kinase domain (InterPro:IPR002290), Serine/threonine-protein kinase-like domain (InterPro:IPR017442), Protein kinase-like domain (InterPro:IPR011009), Serine/threonine-protein kinase, active site (InterPro:IPR008271); BEST Arabidopsis thaliana protein match is: Protein kinase superfamily protein (TAIR:AT1G73460.1); Has 90043 Blast hits to 88641 proteins in 3072 species: Archae - 93; Bacteria - 10357; Metazoa - 34146; Fungi - 11944; Plants - 15915; Viruses - 393; Other Eukaryotes - 17195 (source: NCBI BLink).) has translation MEDSSSIDSILEFLRKNHFMRAEAALISELSKKPSSNGSLQKLNFEDNCVSKLLDKKKQGGSSQALGLHNDSHISDELVVKEIQCGAANNLHESNLMNDVSVQTQSGNADFWEERFTFAEGFEDTELDLPPWNHTSTDIVADSEEYSINPSKRGFVNPRSSKQSSHEKVPEPGKSNKVVVEDVFSSFEKIRTGSSSQVSQYDHGKACQSLEVDNKVGNSAIQEGFVTTSWSRSEENIGASPDHWKDCSVTTVFPLSKGSTSTKDNGVAILDKWQGKKLVGASDSRILIKEQEDDVATALYLGKSQSGYEHKIPSSLAFSLAHDAPREDLPRLPHVKIKSEDKLMNFTWEEKHERDILDEKLINTDNAFLLGSYLDVPIGQEINSSGGKMAGGGNWLSVSHGIADDASDLIFGFGDGLGALNEHSNEYWDSDEYDDDDDVGYIRQPIEDEAWFLGHEVDYPSDNEKGTEHGSVPDTQDKSQTKNDDDHSFAEEDSYFSGEQYVLAKGIEPVTASNDPMGLSMTETYSTTKQADLVARYDGQLMDAEELSLMDTEPVWKGFVSHENDVILLKKGKVEDNSGRICRKDIRAEDDRNAAVRSIGVGMSDDVDDNGSIIPEYFPGEGSEWDLELLPYRGVGVAGVKPPPGKGASMLLKNFADGGFSFPSPVADRQKSQDDSANPEWSNHCDAVVRNESDEPKGLIQSDSMIVSSTKRCSGSSSERNLRDMDDEKVASSRNSSPSALSHSSDTGREHKEEDEEETSHGPEEDPGTSFEDEDAIVVQEQVRQIQAQEQDFETFNLKIVHRKNRTGFEEDKNFHVVLNSVIAGRYHVTEHLGSAAFSKAIQAHDLHTGIDVCVKIIKNNKDFFDQSLDEIKLLKYVNQHDPADKYHLLRLYDYFYFREHLLIVCELLKANLYEFQKFNRESGGEVYFTMPRLQSITIQCLEALNFLHGLGLIHCDLKPENILIKSYSRCEIKVIDLGSSCFETDHLCSYVQSRSYRAPEVILGLPYDKKIDIWSLGCILAELCTGNVLFQNDSPATLLARVIGIIGSIDQEMLAKGRDTCKYFTKNHLLYERNQESNNLEYLIPKKSSLRRRLPMGDQGFIDFVAYLLQVDPKKRPSAFEALKHPWLTYPYEPISA, from the exons ATGGAGGATTCGAGCTCTATCGATTcgattttggaatttttgcGGAAGAATCATTTTATGAGAGCTGAAGCTGCGTTGATTAGTGAGCTTTCTAAGAAACCAAGTTCAAATGGGTCTCTTCAAAAGCTTAACTTTGAGGATAATTGTGTGAGCAAGTTGTTggataagaagaagcaagGCGGGAGTAGCCAAGCATTGGGTCTTCACAACGATAGTCACATTTCTGATGAATTGGTTGTGAAAGAGATACAATGTGGAGCTGCCAATAACTTACACGAGAGTAATCTTATGAATGATGTTTCTGTTCAGACACAAAGTGGTAATGCAGATTTTTGGGAGGAGAGATTCACGTTTGCTGAAGGATTTGAGGATACCGAGCTCGATTTACCTCCCTGGAACCATACCTCTACTGATATTGTAGCTGACTCTGAGGAATACAGTATCAATCCAAGTAAAAGAGGCTTTGTGAATCCACGGAGTTCAAAGCAATCAAGTCATGAAAAGGTTCCTGAACCTGGTAAAAGCAATAAAGTGGTTGTGGAAGacgtcttctcttcttttgagaAGATACGGACTGGAAGCTCTAGCCAGGTATCTCAGTATGACCATGGCAAAGCATGTCAATCTCTGGAAGTTGATAATAAGGTTGGGAACTCTGCAATACAAGAAGGATTCGTCACCACGTCATGGTCAAGAAGCGAAGAGAACATTGGTGCTTCACCAGACCATTGGAAGGATTGTTCTGTTACAACTGTTTTTCCGTTGTCCAAAGGAAGCACGTCAACAAAAGATAATGGTGTAGCCATTTTAGATAAATGGCAAGGAAAGAAACTGGTTGGCGCGAGTGATTCCAGGATTCTTATCAAGGAGCAGGAAGATGATGTGGCAACAGCGCTATACCTTGGGAAGTCACAGTCTGGTTATGAACATAAGATTCCAAGCAGCTTAGCATTTTCGCTGGCTCATGATGCTCCGAGGGAAGATTTACCTAGACTGCCACATGTAAAAATCAAGTCAGAGGATAAACTAATGAACTTTACTTGGGAAGAAAAACACGAGCGAGACATATTGGACGAGAAGCTGATTAATACTGATAATGCTTTCCTATTAGGCTCTTATCTAGATGTTCCTATTGGACAAGAAATAAATTCATCAG GTGGCAAAATGGCTGGTGGAGGAAACTGGTTGTCTGTAAGTCACGGAATAGCAGACGATGCATCTGACTTGATTTTTGGCTTTGGCGATGGCTTAGGTGCTCTCAATGAACATTCAAATGAGTATTGGGACTCTGATGAATatgacgacgatgatgatgttggTTACATTAGGCAACCAATTGAGGATGAGGCATGGTTTTTGGGTCACGAAGTCGACTATCCTAGTGATAATGAGAAAGGCACAGAGCACGGAAGTGTTCCTGATACGCAGGATAAAAGTCAAACCaagaatgatgatgatcattcATTTGCCGAGGAGGATTCTTATTTCTCCGGTGAGCAATATGTACTCGCTAAAGGCATTGAGCCAGTTACTGCTTCCAATGATCCGATGGGTCTCTCAATGACTGAAACATACAGCACGACCAAGCAAGCTGATTTGGTTGCTCGATATGACGGGCAATTGATGGATGCAGAGGAGCTAAGTTTGATGGACACTGAACCTGTGTGGAAGGGATTTGTCAGCCATGAAAATGATGtaattttgttgaagaaagGGAAAGTCGAGGACAACTCTGGTAGAATCTGTCGGAAGGATATCCGCGCAGAAGATGATCGAAATGCTGCAGTTAGGTCAATTGGTGTAGGAATGAGCGATGATGTTGATGACAATGGGAGTATAATACCTGAATACTTTCCTGGAGAAGGTAGTGAATGGGATCTGGAGCTCCTTCCTTATCGCGGAGTTGGAGTTGCTGGTGTTAAGCCTCCACCTGGTAAAGGTGCGAGTATGCTGCTTAAAAACTTTGCAGATGGTGGATTCTCATTTCCCTCTCCAGTAGCTGATAGACAGAAGTCCCAGGATGATTCTGCAAACCCTGAATGGTCAAACCATTGCGATGCTGTTGTGAGAAATGAAAGTGATGAACCAAAGGGGCTAATCCAGTCCGATAGCATGATTGTCTCTTCGACAAAAAGATGCAGTGGCTCTTCTTCTGAAAGAAATTTAAGAGACATGGATGATGAAAAGGTTGCGAGTTCAAGAAATTCTTCCCCATCCGCACTCTCCCATAGTTCTGATACTGGGAGAGagcacaaagaagaagatgaggaagaaactAGTCATGGGCCTGAAGAAGATCCTGGGACCTCGTTCGAGGATGAGGATGCCATCGTGGTCCAAGAGCAAGTAAGACAGATTCAAGCCCAAGAGCAGGATTTTGAGACCTTCAACCTGAAGATTGTTCACAGGAAAAATAG GACTGGTTTTGAGGAGGATAAGAACTTCCATGTGGTTTTGAATTCTGTCATTGCTGGTCGTTACCATGTCACTGAGCATCTTGGATCAGCAGCTTTTAGCAAAGCAATACAAGCACATGACCTCCACACCGGCATTGATGTTTGTGTAAAGATCATAAAGAACAACAAAGACTTTTTTGATCAAAGCCTTGATGAGATCAAACTTCTCAAGTATGTCAACCAGCATGATCCTGCTGACAAATATCATCTCCTTCGACTGTATGACTACTTCTACTTCCGG GAGCACCTGTTAATAGTATGTGAACTTCTCAAGGCAAACTTGTATGAGTTCCAAAAGTTTAATAGGGAATCAGGGGGAGAGGTTTATTTCACTATGCCAAGATTGCAG TCAATTACTATCCAGTGCTTGGAAGCATTGAACTTTCTGCATGGTCTCGGCCTTATACACTGCGACTTAAAACCTGAAAACATACTAATCAAAAGCTACAGCAGATGCGAAATCAAAGTTATTGATCTGGGAAGTAGCTGTTTTGAGACAGATCATCTTTGCTCCTATGTCCAGTCTAGATCCTACCGTGCTCCAGAAGTCATTCTTGGGCTTCCATATGATAAAAAGATAGATATCTGGTCACTTGGCTGCATTTTGGCAGAACTATGTACCGGCAAT GTTCTTTTCCAAAATGATTCTCCGGCTACTTTACTTGCAAGGGTCATCGGTATAATCGGATCAATTGACCAAGAAATGCTTGCCAAAGGACGTGATACATGCAAGTACTTCACCAAAAATCATTTACTATATGAGAGGAACCAG GAGAGTAACAATTTGGAGTACCTAATACCGAAAAAGTCATCGCTAAGGCGTAGACTACCAATGGGTGACCAAGGCTTCATAGACTTTGTGGCATACTTGCTCCAAGTTGATCCAAAGAAACGCCCGTCTGCATTTGAAGCTCTTAAGCATCCTTGGTTGACTTATCCCTACGAACCCATATCTGCCTGA